A window of the Tiliqua scincoides isolate rTilSci1 chromosome 5, rTilSci1.hap2, whole genome shotgun sequence genome harbors these coding sequences:
- the LOC136651280 gene encoding T-cell-interacting, activating receptor on myeloid cells protein 1-like isoform X1: MHNDKRGGFEVLCERLFSQYLSTNGKFSFPGWCFSGQRMTSDGQPYPQPSISVTPSNVVALGGNVSIHCMSENYLQMEFYLEKDERKIFAIKKAEQPEVIFPILNAKAEDGGTYQCIYHSITGEGPWSFRSDKIYINVTDPSLIKPSIKLQGEPFVGMTVTIECQGPEHNLTFSLHKFRNHTATQVIPPTGSTNHFPFHTLSLEDAGNYTCQYHRRENPFVWSGPSDSVELIVIDHASAVTNIRQSAAVLVSLVLVLIVIEAVHSWKKGQL; encoded by the exons ATGCACAATGACAAGCGGGGAGGATTTGAGGTCCTGTGTGAGCGCCTCTTCTCTCAATATCTCTCCACTAATGGAAAATTCTCCTTTCCAGGATGGTGCTTCTCTGGGCAGAGAATGACTTCGGATG GGCAACCTTATCCACAGCCTTCCATCTCTGTGACTCCCAGTAATGTGGTTGCTCTGGGGGGAAATGTCAGCATCCACTGTATGAGTGAAAACTACTTACAGATGGAGTTCTATTTGGAGAAGGATGAACGGAAGATCTTTGCTATCAAGAAGGCGGAGCAGCCTGAGGTTATATTTCCCATCTTAAATGCCAAGGCAGAAGATGGGGGGACCTACCAGTGTATATATCATTCTATAACAGGAGAAGGTCCTTGGTCATTCCGTAGTGACAAAATCTACATCAACGTGACAG ATCCCAGCCTCATCAAGCCCTCCATCAAGTTGCAAGGGGAGCCTTTTGTAGGCATGACTGTTACCATTGAATGTCAGGGACCAGAGCATAATCTGACCTTCTCCCTGCACAAATTCAGAAACCACACAGCAACACAGGTAATCCCACCAACTGGAAGCACAAACCATTTCCCTTTCCACACATTGAGCTTGGAGGATGCCGGGAACTACACCTGTCAGTATCACCGCAGAGAGAATCCGTTTGTCTGGTCAGGGCCAAGTGACTCTGTGGAGCTGATTGTGATAG ATCACGCTTCTGCTGTGACCAACATCCGCCAGAGTGCAGCCGTCTTAGTCTCTCTTGTCTTGGTGCTGATCGTGATTGAGGCTGTGCACAGCTGGAAGAAGGGGCAGCTGTAA
- the LOC136653456 gene encoding osteoclast-associated immunoglobulin-like receptor has protein sequence MRPSLRIFFLDPSLSKPSIKLQGVPVPGKNIAIECQGPEDGLVFSLHKFRRLTAKQVEQPAGDRTYFHFHMLRLEDVGSYTCQYHHRRKPFVWSGPSNFVELVLTDSSLPKPSIKARPQDQYDSAVTFAIECQGPEKGLKFSLYKSGDWTASLMTEPDKTTAVFYFPRLRMEQAGNYTCQYHHRAYFFLLSKPSDPLMITVRGDTSEEASFCLGAAVLVLLVLVLIVAEATYHWKKGQL, from the exons ATGAGGCCTTCTTTGCGCATCTTCTTTCTTG ATCCCAGTCTCTCCAAACCCTCCATCAAATTGCAAGGGGTGCCTGTTCCAGGCAAGAACATTGCCATTGAGTGTCAGGGACCAGAGGATGGTCTCGTCTTCTCCCTGCACAAATTCAGGAGGCTCACAGCAAAGCAGGTGGAACAGCCAGCTGGAGACAGAACCTATTTCCATTTCCACATGTTGAGGCTGGAGGATGTTGGGAGCTACACCTGTCAGTATCACCACAGAAGGAAGCCATTTGTCTGGTCAGGGCCAAGTAACTTTGTGGAGCTAGTTTTGACAG ATTCCAGCCTCCCCAAACCCTCCATCAAAGCAAGACCCCAGGATCAGTATGATTCAGCTGTGACTTTCGCTATTGAGTGCCAGGGGCCAGAGAAGGGCCTGAAATTCTCCTTGTACAAATCTGGGGATTGGACAGCGTCTCTGATGACAGAACCAGACAAAACTACAGCTGTGTTCTATTTCCCTAGGTTGAGGATGGAGCAGGCAGGGAACTACACCTGCCAATATCACCACAGGGCATATTTCTTTCTCTTGTCCAAGCCAAGTGACCCTCTCATGATCACGGTGAGAG GTGACACTTCTGAAGAGGCCAGCTTCTGCCTGGGAGCAGCTGTCTTAGTCCTGCTTGTCTTGGTACTGATCGTGGCTGAGGCAACGTACCACTGGAAGAAGGGGCAGCTGTAA
- the LOC136651280 gene encoding T-cell-interacting, activating receptor on myeloid cells protein 1-like isoform X2: MKLPFNILFLGWCFSGQRMTSDGQPYPQPSISVTPSNVVALGGNVSIHCMSENYLQMEFYLEKDERKIFAIKKAEQPEVIFPILNAKAEDGGTYQCIYHSITGEGPWSFRSDKIYINVTDPSLIKPSIKLQGEPFVGMTVTIECQGPEHNLTFSLHKFRNHTATQVIPPTGSTNHFPFHTLSLEDAGNYTCQYHRRENPFVWSGPSDSVELIVIDHASAVTNIRQSAAVLVSLVLVLIVIEAVHSWKKGQL, from the exons ATGAAGCTTCCTTTCAACATCCTGTTTCTTG GATGGTGCTTCTCTGGGCAGAGAATGACTTCGGATG GGCAACCTTATCCACAGCCTTCCATCTCTGTGACTCCCAGTAATGTGGTTGCTCTGGGGGGAAATGTCAGCATCCACTGTATGAGTGAAAACTACTTACAGATGGAGTTCTATTTGGAGAAGGATGAACGGAAGATCTTTGCTATCAAGAAGGCGGAGCAGCCTGAGGTTATATTTCCCATCTTAAATGCCAAGGCAGAAGATGGGGGGACCTACCAGTGTATATATCATTCTATAACAGGAGAAGGTCCTTGGTCATTCCGTAGTGACAAAATCTACATCAACGTGACAG ATCCCAGCCTCATCAAGCCCTCCATCAAGTTGCAAGGGGAGCCTTTTGTAGGCATGACTGTTACCATTGAATGTCAGGGACCAGAGCATAATCTGACCTTCTCCCTGCACAAATTCAGAAACCACACAGCAACACAGGTAATCCCACCAACTGGAAGCACAAACCATTTCCCTTTCCACACATTGAGCTTGGAGGATGCCGGGAACTACACCTGTCAGTATCACCGCAGAGAGAATCCGTTTGTCTGGTCAGGGCCAAGTGACTCTGTGGAGCTGATTGTGATAG ATCACGCTTCTGCTGTGACCAACATCCGCCAGAGTGCAGCCGTCTTAGTCTCTCTTGTCTTGGTGCTGATCGTGATTGAGGCTGTGCACAGCTGGAAGAAGGGGCAGCTGTAA